A single region of the Syngnathoides biaculeatus isolate LvHL_M chromosome 17, ASM1980259v1, whole genome shotgun sequence genome encodes:
- the pitpnb gene encoding phosphatidylinositol transfer protein beta isoform: protein MVLIKEYRVVLPISVEEYQVGQLYSVAEASKNETGGGEGIEVLKNEPYEEDGEKGQFTHKIYHLKSKVPGYVRMLAPETAFVFHEKAWNAYPYCRTVVTNEYMKDDFEIKIETWHKPDFGTVENVHDLDEPTWRTVEVVPIDIANKEEVAPGDYKAEEDPSLFRSVKTGRGPLGPEWKNELKTDCPYMCAYKLVSVKFRWWGFQTRVENFIHRQEKRIFTNFHRQLFCWVDKWVGLTMEDIRRMEEETQRELEEMRQKGDVRGTSATDE from the exons CCGTGTGGTGTTGCCCATTTCTGTCGAAGAG TATCAAGTGGGCCAACTGTACTCGGTGGCCGAGGCCAGCAAGAATGAGACGGGCGGCGGCGAGGGCATCGAGGTCCTCAAGAACGAGCCCTACGAGGAGGACGGCGAGAAGGGGCAGTTCACGCACAAAATCTACCACCTcaagag TAAAGTCCCAGGATACGTGAGGATGCTCGCGCCGGAGACGGCGTTTGTTTTTCACGAAAAGGCTTGGAACGCTTATCCCTACTGTCGCACGG TTGTGACG AACGAATACATGAAGGACGACTTTGAGATCAAGATCGAGACGTGGCACAAGCCCGACTTTGGAACGGTCGAAAAC GTGCACGACCTGGACGAGCCCACGTGGAGAACCGTGGAGGTGGTTCCTATCGACATCGCCAACAAAGAGGAAGTGGCGCCGGGG GACTACAAAGCGGAGGAAGACCCCTCCCTGTTCCGCTCCGTCAAAACCGGAAGAGGCCCCCTCGGCCCCGAGTGGAAG AACGAGCTGAAGACGGACTGTCCGTACATGTGCGCGTACAAGCTGGTCTCCGTCAAGTTCCGGTGGTGGGGCTTCCAGACCAGAGTGGAGAACTTCATCCACAGG CAAGAGAAGCGCATCTTCACCAACTTCCACCGCCAGCTCTTCTGCTGGGTGGACAAGTGGGTGGGTCTGACCATGGAGGACATCAGACGCATGGAGGAGGAGACCCAAAGAGAACTGGAGGAG ATGCGCCAGAAGGGCGACGTGCGAGgcacctctgcgacagacgagTAG
- the naa25 gene encoding N-alpha-acetyltransferase 25, NatB auxiliary subunit has product MAARGHVQDPNDRRLRPIYDYLDNGNNKMAVQQADKLLKKHKDLHCAKVLKAIGLQRTGKQDEAFTLAQEVTSLEPTDDNSLQALTILYREMHRPELVTKLYEAAVKKVPLSEEYHSHLFMAYARVGEYKKMQQAGMALYKIVPKNPYYFWSVMSLVMQAISAQDEKLSQTMFLPLAERMVEKMVKEDKIEAEAEVQLYFMILERLGKCEEALEVIRGPLGEKLTSELQSRESKCMMLYRRLRRWPECNALARKLLLKNPDDWQFYLSYFDSLFHLMDQSWSPPAKGEQCSEGAVHHTVAEAVRFVEERIAGEGGKDARSLRGPYLARLELVRRLRERRLPQESQLGDPLERMVQFFVKFGDKPCCVTDLNIYLHLLAADQHVQLVNRLSEAAPAGPAFPDDTKALQRHLCVRQLSRALGLHHALDAAAKLRLIAELKAHYRHGLKFGTNALKTELQFSDMYCLMAAHVYIDLWTESGDEEMAWQSLGLLHEGLSNSPSNAQFKLLLLLLYCRLGAFEPVVDLYASLDAKHVQHDTIGFLLTRYAQSLGQFAAASQACNFSLRFFHSNQKDTSEYIIQAYKYGAFEKIPEFIALRNRLNQSLHFAQVRTERMLLDLFLEADIVLSLEESVKAMCLSAEEDDIPWDNMRDNRDLTVFTCWDPNERKLSEEHRRRSLEEERAWLRLRSLTLRLLALVAALGHKPSSQNSPAGAENGVADKSSALRGLLAQLSQNLLTAAQLAERRTQYPFLGPPASRLAAALSSGACQCQAAALQLSLHVHRLDAVGLDESSELQTQMCNAFKSLAVQLEEMLNKCRGDLLDLKEGKLKIRPSLLENLVFFVETVCVVLWVAGYCTKVLRPLKSSLQKKKKKKKDVSAAQPAVVCGFQELTANLQDLLARALEHIRGQEVGITALKMADLSLEGSTEEESSFTRAALDKLQSSHLRSLQEAAELLKKRADTLKNLKI; this is encoded by the exons ATGGCGGCGAGAGGCCATGTGCAGGACCCCAACGACCGGAGACTCAGACCCATATACG acTACCTGGACAATGGCAACAACAAGATGGCCGTCCAGCAGGCGGACAAGCTGCTGAAGAAGCACAAAGACTTGCACTGCGCCAAG GTGCTGAAGGCCATCGGCCTCCAGCGGACGGGCAAGCAGGACGAAGCCTTCACCCTGGCCCAGGAGGTGACCTCGCTGGAGCCCACGGACGACAACTCCTTACAAGCGCTCACCATCCTCTACAGGGAGATGCATCGGC CCGAGTTGGTGACCAAACTGTACGAGGCGGCGGTGAAGAAGGTCCCGCTCAGCGAGGAGTACCACTCTCACCTCTTCATGGCGTACGCCCGCGTTGGCGAGTACAAGAAGATGCAGCAG GCGGGGATGGCCTTGTACAAAATCGTCCCCAAGAATCCGTATTACTTCTGGTCCGTCATGAGTCTGGTCATGCAG GCCATCTCAGCCCAGGATGAAAAACTATCCCAAACCATGTTCCTGCCCCTGGCGGAACGCATGGTGGAGAAGATGGTCAAGGAAGACAAAATTGAAGCGGAGGCAGAG GTTCAGCTCTACTTTATGATCCTCGAGCGCCTGGGAAAATGCGAGGAGGCTCTGGAAGTGATCAGGGGTCCGCTGGGAG AGAAACTGACCAGCGAGCTTCAGAGTCGAGAGAGCAAGTGCATGATGTTGTACCGACGACTTCGGCGCTGGCCCGAGTGCAACGCCCTGGCCCGCAAGCTCCTGCTCAAGAA TCCCGACGATTGGCAGTTCTACCTGTCCTATTTCGACTCGCTCTTCCACCTCATGGATCAGTCGTGGAGTCCGCCGGCGAAAGGGGAACA GTGCTCGGAGGGCGCCGTGCACCACACGGTGGCGGAGGCGGTGAGGTTCGTGGAAGAGCGCATCGCCGGCGAGGGCGGCAAAGACGCTCGCTCGCTGCGAGGTCCTTACCTGGCGCGGCTGGAGCTCGTGCGCCGGCTGCGAGAGCGCCGCCTTCCCCAAGAAAGCCAGCTCG GAGATCCTTTAGAACGGATGGTGCAGTTTTTCGTCAAGTTTGGCGACAAGCCTTGCTGCGTCACGGACCTCAACATTTACCTCCACCTGCTCGCCGCGGACCAGCACGTGCAG TTGGTCAATCGGCTGAGCGAGGCCGCCCCCGCCGGCCCGGCCTTCCCGGACGACACCAAAGCGCTCCAGAGGCATTTGTGCGTGCGTCAGCTGAGTCGGGCGCTGGGCCTGCATCACGCCCTCGACGCCGCCGCCAAGCTGAGGCTCATCGCGGAGCTCAAGGCGCACTACCGGCACGGCCTCAAGTTCG GGACGAACGCTCTGAAAACGGAGCTGCAGTTTTCCGACATGTATTGCCTGATGGCGGCTCACGTCTACATCGACTTGTGGACAGAAAGCG GCGACGAAGAGATGGCGTGGCAGAGTCTGGGCCTCCTCCACGAAGGTTTGTCCAACAGCCCGTCCAACGCTCAGttcaagctgctgctgctgctgctctacTGCCGGCTGGGCGCCTTCGAGCCGGTGGTGGACCTCTACGCCAGCCTGGACGCCAAGCACGTCCAGCACGACACCATCGGCTTCCTCCTGACGCGCTACGCCCAGTCCTTGGGACAATTCGCCGCCGCGTCACAAGCCTGCAACTTCTCTCTCAGGTTTTTCCACTCCAACCAGAAAGAT ACCTCGGAGTACATCATCCAGGCGTACAAGTACGGCGCCTTCGAGAAGATCCCCGAGTTCATCGCCCTCAGGAACCGACTCAACCAGTCGCTGCACTTCGCGCAGGTCCGCACCGAGAGGATGCTGCTGGACTTGTTCCTGGAGGCCGACAT CGTGTTGAGTCTGGAGGAGAGTGTGAAGGCCATGTGTTTGTCCGCAGAGGAGGATGACATCCCCTGGGACAACATGAGGGACAACAGAGACCTGACAGTGTTCACCTGCTGGGACCCCAACGAGCG GAAGTTGAGCGAGGAGCACCGGCGGCGCTCCCTGGAGGAAGAGCGGGCCTGGCTGCGGTTGCGCTCCCTCACGCTGCGCCTCCTCGCTCTGGTGGCGGCGCTCGGGCACAAACCGTCGTCGCAGAACTCCCCGGCGGGCGCCGAGAACGGCGTGGCGGACAAGTCGTCGGCGCTGCGCGGCCTCCTGGCGCAGCTGAGCCAGAACCTGCTGACGGCCGCGCAGCTGGCCGAGAGGCGCACGCAG TACCCCTTCCTGGGACCGCCCGCCAGCCGCCTGGCCGCCGCCCTGTCCAGCGGCGCCTGCCAGTGTCAAGCGGCGGCGCTGCAGCTGTCGCTCCACGTCCACCGACTGGACGCCGTCGGACTCG ACGAGTCATCAGAGCTGCAAACGCAGATGTGCAACGCCTTCAAGTCGCTGGCCGTTCAGCTTGAAG AAATGCTGAATAAGTGCAGAGGAGACCTGCTGGACCTGAAAGagggcaaattaaaaatccgACCGTCCTTATTAGAAAACCTCGTCTTCTTTGTGGAG ACGGTGTGCGTGGTCTTGTGGGTCGcgggctactgcaccaaagtcCTGCGGCCGCTCAAGTCCAGcctacagaagaagaagaagaagaaaaaggacgTAAGCGCAGCTCAG CCGGCGGTGGTGTGCGGCTTCCAGGAACTGACGGCCAACTTGCAGGACCTCCTCGCCCGGGCCCTGGAGCACATCCGGGGCCAGGAAGTTGGAATAACGGCGCTGAAAATGGCCGATCTGTCTCTGGAAGGATCCACAGAG GAGGAGTCGTCGTTCACCAGGGCGGCCCTGGACAAGCTGCAGAGCAGCCACCTGCGCTCGCTGCAGGAGGCGGCCGAGCTGCTCAAGAAGCGAGCCGACACTCTGAAGAACCTCAAGATCTGA
- the brap gene encoding BRCA1-associated protein isoform X3, with amino-acid sequence MSVSLVVIRLEVADQSPAPQGFRYSAAAGDMSTEEQRQDKSLAVARLALSGKTEAERSAVLHQHMGSRSMGDVVIETFEPGPDKGGGDDPEGRPDPEDDAAAAAASPDSPSERLPEQMSFFSGNPSVEVVHGILHLYKTDKMTSLTEDVGRSAMLCILTVPAAMTSHDLMKLMAPFNDVMEHMKIIRDSTPNQYMVLIKFSTQADADSFYSACNGRRFNSIEEAVCQLVYVERAEVFKSEEGAGLPVMDLTELPKCTVCLERMDESVNGILTTLCNHSFHSQCLQRWEDASCPVCRYCQTPEPVEENKCFECGVQENLWICLICGHIGCGRYVSRHAYKHFEETQHTYAMQLTNHRVWDYAGDNYVHRLVASKTDGKMVQYECEGDTCQAEKIDALQLEYSYLLTSQLESQRVYWENKIAHLEKETAEEINNMKAKFKETLERCDNLERRLGEISKDKQSMEKKCTQLSGRMTKLSQELTEEQEMNKCLRANQTQLQTRLADEQRRAKESGERKDRTVAELQDQLRDVMFYLETQQRIRGLPDETRSEIQEGQINIAAGPAADDDAAAAARGRRGRGRKRK; translated from the exons ATGAGCGTGTCCCTGGTGGTCATCCGCCTGGAGGTAGCCGACCAGTCCCCAGCTCCGCAAGGCTTCCGATACTCGGCCGCCG CGGGCGACATGTccacggaggagcagcggcagGACAAATCTTTGGCCGTGGCCCGGCTGGCCCTGAGCGGCAAGACGGAGGCGGAGCGGAGCGCCGTGCTGCACCAGCACATGGGCAGCAGATCCATGGGGGACGTCGTCATCGAGACCTTTGAGCCCGGCCCAG aCAAAGGCGGGGGCGACGATCCGGAAGGTCGCCCGGATCCCGAAGATGATGCCGCGGCTGCGGCGGCGTCTCCGGACTCGCCGTCCGAGCGGCTGCCGGAGCAAATGTCCTTCTTCAGCGGGAACCCGTCGGTGGAGGTCGTGCACGGCATCCTGCACCTCTACAAGACCGA CAAGATGACGTCCCTGACGGAGGACGTGGGGCGCAGCGCCATGCTGTGCATCCTGACGGTTCCCGCCGCCATGACGAGTCACGACCTGATGAAGCTGATGGCGCCGTTCAACGACGTCATGGAGCACATGAAGATCATCCGGGACTCCACCCCCAACCAGTACATGGTGCTCATCAAGTTCAGCACGCAG GCGGACGCCGACAGCTTTTACTCGGCGTGTAACGGCCGGCGGTTCAACTCCATCGAGGAGGCCGTGTGCCAGCTGGTCTACGTGGAGCGCGCCGAGGTCTTCAAGTCGGAGGAG GGCGCCGGTCTGCCGGTGATGGACCTGACGGAACTCCCCAAGTGCACGGTGTGCCTGGAGCGCATGGACGAGTCGGTCAACGGCATCCTCACCACCTTGTGCAACCACAGCTTCCACAGTCAGTGTCTGCAACGCTGGGAGGACGCGTC GTGTCCCGTCTGCCGCTACTGTCAAACTCCCGAGCCGGTGGAGGAGAACAAATGCTTCGAGTGCGGCGTGCAGGAG AACCTGTGGATCTGCCTGATCTGCGGTCACATCGGCTGCGGCCGCTACGTCAGCCGCCACGCCTACAAACACTTTGAGGAGACGCAGCACACGTACGCCATGCAGCTCACCAACCATCGCGTCTGGGACTACGCCGGAG ACAATTACGTCCACCGGCTGGTGGCCAGCAAGACGGACGGCAAGATGGTCCAGTACGAGTGCGAGGGCGACACCTGCCAGGCCGAGAAGATCGACGCCCTGCAGCTGGAG TACTCGTACCTGCTGACCAGTCAGCTGGAGTCTCAGCGGGTCTACTGGGAGAACAAGATCGCGCACCTGGAGAAGGAGACGGCGGAGGAG ATCAACAACATGAAGGCCAAGTTTAAGGAGACTCTGGAGCGCTGTGACAACCTGGAACGCCGCCTGGGAGAAATCAGCAAAGACAAACAGAGCATGGAGAAAAA GTGCACGCAGCTGAGCGGCCGCATGACCAAACTCAGCCAGGAGCTGACGGAGGAACAGGAAATGAACAAATGCCTGCGAGCCAATCAGACGCAGCTGCAGACCCGATTGGCCGACGAACAGCGCAGGGCCAAAGAGAGCG GCGAGCGCAAGGACCGGACGGTGGCCGAGCTGCAGGACCAACTGCGCGACGTCATGTTCTACTTGGAGACGCAGCAGCGCATCCGCGGCCTCCCCGACGAGACGCGCAGCGAAATCCAGGAAGGCCAAATCAACATCGCGGCGGGACCCGCGgccgacgacgacgccgccgccgccgcaagAGGACGGCGGGGCCGCGGCAGGAAGAGGAA ATGA
- the brap gene encoding BRCA1-associated protein isoform X1: MSVSLVVIRLEVADQSPAPQGFRYSAAAGDMSTEEQRQDKSLAVARLALSGKTEAERSAVLHQHMGSRSMGDVVIETFEPGPDKGGGDDPEGRPDPEDDAAAAAASPDSPSERLPEQMSFFSGNPSVEVVHGILHLYKTDKMTSLTEDVGRSAMLCILTVPAAMTSHDLMKLMAPFNDVMEHMKIIRDSTPNQYMVLIKFSTQADADSFYSACNGRRFNSIEEAVCQLVYVERAEVFKSEEGAGLPVMDLTELPKCTVCLERMDESVNGILTTLCNHSFHSQCLQRWEDASCPVCRYCQTPEPVEENKCFECGVQENLWICLICGHIGCGRYVSRHAYKHFEETQHTYAMQLTNHRVWDYAGDNYVHRLVASKTDGKMVQYECEGDTCQAEKIDALQLEYSYLLTSQLESQRVYWENKIAHLEKETAEEINNMKAKFKETLERCDNLERRLGEISKDKQSMEKKCTQLSGRMTKLSQELTEEQEMNKCLRANQTQLQTRLADEQRRAKESGERKDRTVAELQDQLRDVMFYLETQQRIRGLPDETRSEIQEGQINIAAGPAADDDAAAAARGRRGRGRKRKWNKRRKCCNVLSHESRMRGGGGGGGAEPAAQKLLGAHDGAQSCRSAVVARAQRTHRR, from the exons ATGAGCGTGTCCCTGGTGGTCATCCGCCTGGAGGTAGCCGACCAGTCCCCAGCTCCGCAAGGCTTCCGATACTCGGCCGCCG CGGGCGACATGTccacggaggagcagcggcagGACAAATCTTTGGCCGTGGCCCGGCTGGCCCTGAGCGGCAAGACGGAGGCGGAGCGGAGCGCCGTGCTGCACCAGCACATGGGCAGCAGATCCATGGGGGACGTCGTCATCGAGACCTTTGAGCCCGGCCCAG aCAAAGGCGGGGGCGACGATCCGGAAGGTCGCCCGGATCCCGAAGATGATGCCGCGGCTGCGGCGGCGTCTCCGGACTCGCCGTCCGAGCGGCTGCCGGAGCAAATGTCCTTCTTCAGCGGGAACCCGTCGGTGGAGGTCGTGCACGGCATCCTGCACCTCTACAAGACCGA CAAGATGACGTCCCTGACGGAGGACGTGGGGCGCAGCGCCATGCTGTGCATCCTGACGGTTCCCGCCGCCATGACGAGTCACGACCTGATGAAGCTGATGGCGCCGTTCAACGACGTCATGGAGCACATGAAGATCATCCGGGACTCCACCCCCAACCAGTACATGGTGCTCATCAAGTTCAGCACGCAG GCGGACGCCGACAGCTTTTACTCGGCGTGTAACGGCCGGCGGTTCAACTCCATCGAGGAGGCCGTGTGCCAGCTGGTCTACGTGGAGCGCGCCGAGGTCTTCAAGTCGGAGGAG GGCGCCGGTCTGCCGGTGATGGACCTGACGGAACTCCCCAAGTGCACGGTGTGCCTGGAGCGCATGGACGAGTCGGTCAACGGCATCCTCACCACCTTGTGCAACCACAGCTTCCACAGTCAGTGTCTGCAACGCTGGGAGGACGCGTC GTGTCCCGTCTGCCGCTACTGTCAAACTCCCGAGCCGGTGGAGGAGAACAAATGCTTCGAGTGCGGCGTGCAGGAG AACCTGTGGATCTGCCTGATCTGCGGTCACATCGGCTGCGGCCGCTACGTCAGCCGCCACGCCTACAAACACTTTGAGGAGACGCAGCACACGTACGCCATGCAGCTCACCAACCATCGCGTCTGGGACTACGCCGGAG ACAATTACGTCCACCGGCTGGTGGCCAGCAAGACGGACGGCAAGATGGTCCAGTACGAGTGCGAGGGCGACACCTGCCAGGCCGAGAAGATCGACGCCCTGCAGCTGGAG TACTCGTACCTGCTGACCAGTCAGCTGGAGTCTCAGCGGGTCTACTGGGAGAACAAGATCGCGCACCTGGAGAAGGAGACGGCGGAGGAG ATCAACAACATGAAGGCCAAGTTTAAGGAGACTCTGGAGCGCTGTGACAACCTGGAACGCCGCCTGGGAGAAATCAGCAAAGACAAACAGAGCATGGAGAAAAA GTGCACGCAGCTGAGCGGCCGCATGACCAAACTCAGCCAGGAGCTGACGGAGGAACAGGAAATGAACAAATGCCTGCGAGCCAATCAGACGCAGCTGCAGACCCGATTGGCCGACGAACAGCGCAGGGCCAAAGAGAGCG GCGAGCGCAAGGACCGGACGGTGGCCGAGCTGCAGGACCAACTGCGCGACGTCATGTTCTACTTGGAGACGCAGCAGCGCATCCGCGGCCTCCCCGACGAGACGCGCAGCGAAATCCAGGAAGGCCAAATCAACATCGCGGCGGGACCCGCGgccgacgacgacgccgccgccgccgcaagAGGACGGCGGGGCCGCGGCAGGAAGAGGAA GTGGAACAAAAGAAGGAAGTGTTGTAATGTGCTGTCACACGAGAGCaggatgaggggggggggggggggggggggggcggagccgGCAGCACAAAAGTTGCTCGGCGCACACGATGGAGCGCAGTCGTGCCGTAGTGCAGTAGTAGCGCGAGCGCAGCGAACACATCGGAG ATGA
- the brap gene encoding BRCA1-associated protein isoform X2 — protein MSVSLVVIRLEVADQSPAPQGFRYSAAAGDMSTEEQRQDKSLAVARLALSGKTEAERSAVLHQHMGSRSMGDVVIETFEPGPDKGGGDDPEGRPDPEDDAAAAAASPDSPSERLPEQMSFFSGNPSVEVVHGILHLYKTDKMTSLTEDVGRSAMLCILTVPAAMTSHDLMKLMAPFNDVMEHMKIIRDSTPNQYMVLIKFSTQADADSFYSACNGRRFNSIEEAVCQLVYVERAEVFKSEEGAGLPVMDLTELPKCTVCLERMDESVNGILTTLCNHSFHSQCLQRWEDASCPVCRYCQTPEPVEENKCFECGVQENLWICLICGHIGCGRYVSRHAYKHFEETQHTYAMQLTNHRVWDYAGDNYVHRLVASKTDGKMVQYECEGDTCQAEKIDALQLEYSYLLTSQLESQRVYWENKIAHLEKETAEEINNMKAKFKETLERCDNLERRLGEISKDKQSMEKKCTQLSGRMTKLSQELTEEQEMNKCLRANQTQLQTRLADEQRRAKESGERKDRTVAELQDQLRDVMFYLETQQRIRGLPDETRSEIQEGQINIAAGPAADDDAAAAARGRRGRGRKRK, from the exons ATGAGCGTGTCCCTGGTGGTCATCCGCCTGGAGGTAGCCGACCAGTCCCCAGCTCCGCAAGGCTTCCGATACTCGGCCGCCG CGGGCGACATGTccacggaggagcagcggcagGACAAATCTTTGGCCGTGGCCCGGCTGGCCCTGAGCGGCAAGACGGAGGCGGAGCGGAGCGCCGTGCTGCACCAGCACATGGGCAGCAGATCCATGGGGGACGTCGTCATCGAGACCTTTGAGCCCGGCCCAG aCAAAGGCGGGGGCGACGATCCGGAAGGTCGCCCGGATCCCGAAGATGATGCCGCGGCTGCGGCGGCGTCTCCGGACTCGCCGTCCGAGCGGCTGCCGGAGCAAATGTCCTTCTTCAGCGGGAACCCGTCGGTGGAGGTCGTGCACGGCATCCTGCACCTCTACAAGACCGA CAAGATGACGTCCCTGACGGAGGACGTGGGGCGCAGCGCCATGCTGTGCATCCTGACGGTTCCCGCCGCCATGACGAGTCACGACCTGATGAAGCTGATGGCGCCGTTCAACGACGTCATGGAGCACATGAAGATCATCCGGGACTCCACCCCCAACCAGTACATGGTGCTCATCAAGTTCAGCACGCAG GCGGACGCCGACAGCTTTTACTCGGCGTGTAACGGCCGGCGGTTCAACTCCATCGAGGAGGCCGTGTGCCAGCTGGTCTACGTGGAGCGCGCCGAGGTCTTCAAGTCGGAGGAG GGCGCCGGTCTGCCGGTGATGGACCTGACGGAACTCCCCAAGTGCACGGTGTGCCTGGAGCGCATGGACGAGTCGGTCAACGGCATCCTCACCACCTTGTGCAACCACAGCTTCCACAGTCAGTGTCTGCAACGCTGGGAGGACGCGTC GTGTCCCGTCTGCCGCTACTGTCAAACTCCCGAGCCGGTGGAGGAGAACAAATGCTTCGAGTGCGGCGTGCAGGAG AACCTGTGGATCTGCCTGATCTGCGGTCACATCGGCTGCGGCCGCTACGTCAGCCGCCACGCCTACAAACACTTTGAGGAGACGCAGCACACGTACGCCATGCAGCTCACCAACCATCGCGTCTGGGACTACGCCGGAG ACAATTACGTCCACCGGCTGGTGGCCAGCAAGACGGACGGCAAGATGGTCCAGTACGAGTGCGAGGGCGACACCTGCCAGGCCGAGAAGATCGACGCCCTGCAGCTGGAG TACTCGTACCTGCTGACCAGTCAGCTGGAGTCTCAGCGGGTCTACTGGGAGAACAAGATCGCGCACCTGGAGAAGGAGACGGCGGAGGAG ATCAACAACATGAAGGCCAAGTTTAAGGAGACTCTGGAGCGCTGTGACAACCTGGAACGCCGCCTGGGAGAAATCAGCAAAGACAAACAGAGCATGGAGAAAAA GTGCACGCAGCTGAGCGGCCGCATGACCAAACTCAGCCAGGAGCTGACGGAGGAACAGGAAATGAACAAATGCCTGCGAGCCAATCAGACGCAGCTGCAGACCCGATTGGCCGACGAACAGCGCAGGGCCAAAGAGAGCG GCGAGCGCAAGGACCGGACGGTGGCCGAGCTGCAGGACCAACTGCGCGACGTCATGTTCTACTTGGAGACGCAGCAGCGCATCCGCGGCCTCCCCGACGAGACGCGCAGCGAAATCCAGGAAGGCCAAATCAACATCGCGGCGGGACCCGCGgccgacgacgacgccgccgccgccgcaagAGGACGGCGGGGCCGCGGCAGGAAGAGGAAGTAA
- the tor4aa gene encoding torsin-4A translates to MTDRDSSSSEDDDQSYRDETKDYEDDGETRDESGAGPGPGFAGVSSTLRAVIRIKQKYRALKKRRQEMALAMGGLPGAPVRSSPKIFTFDSAPASASSSPQWKKRKRKRRVLYPNRRRRRAPGPEHSPAEFCLYLLSAILFVQVYNAIENLDDHVIRYDLEGLEKTLGREVFGQQGAVEALLWHLKDFLSTYVHNRPLVVSLHGPSGVGKSHLGRLLAGHFRSVVGEPLVLQYFALHHCPPEAEAPRCAERLVSLVSEAVELGEREEKIPLFVLDEAEHMPREILDALLGLVGTPAANQFLNAIYVVLSHQGHELITEHLLRNVSAEADRAHLGRVLTPALRRHLEGRHPLWAQVNLVPLGLLEKSHVSECFLDEMSREGFYPDRVHMEQLAAEIQYYPAVGGREYSATGCKQVVAKVNLL, encoded by the exons ATGACGGACCGGGACAGCAGCTCGTCGGAGGACGACGACCAGTCCTACCGGGATGAGACCAAAGACTACGAGGACGACGGCGAGACCAGGGACGAGTCCGGCGCGGGTCCCGGCCCCGGCTTCGCAGGCGTGTCGTCCACGCTGCGCGCCGTCATCCGCATCAAGCAAAAGTACCGAGCCCTGAAGAAACGGCGCCAGGAGATGGCGCTGGCCATGGGGGGGCTGCCGGGGGCCCCGGTCCGCAGCAGCCCCAAGATTTTCACCTTTGACTCCGCCCCCGCGTCGGCGTCCAGCTCGCCGCAGtggaagaagaggaagcggaAGAGGAGGGTGCTCTACCCCAACAGGAGGCGGCGGAGGGCACCCGGACCGGAACACAGCCCGGCAGAGTTTTGTCTCTACCTGCTCAGCGCGATTCTCTTCGTACAG GTCTACAACGCCATCGAGAACCTGGACGACCACGTGATCCGCTACGACCTGGAAGGTCTGGAGAAGACTCTGGGCAGGGAGGTGTTTGGCCAGCAGGGGGCGGTGGAGGCGCTCCTCTGGCACCTCAAGGACTTCCTGTCTACCTACGTGCACAACAGGCCCCTGGTGGTGTCCCTGCACGGCCCCAGCGGGGTGGGCAAGAGCCACCTGGGGCGGCTCCTGGCGGGTCACTTCCGCTCGGTGGTGGGCGAGCCGCTGGTGCTTCAGTACTTCGCGCTGCATCACTGCCCCCCGGAGGCCGAGGCCCCGCGCTGCGCCGAGCGACTGGTCTCGCTGGTCTCCGAGGCGGTCGAGCTGGGCGAGCGGGAGGAGAAGATCCCGCTTTTCGTGTTGGACGAGGCCGAGCACATGCCCCGCGAGATCCTGGACGCCCTGCTGGGCCTGGTGGGGACTCCCGCGGCCAACCAGTTCCTGAACGCCATCTACGTGGTCCTCAGCCACCAGGGACACGAGCTCATCACCGAGCACCTGCTGCGCAACGTCTCCGCCGAGGCCGACCGAGCCCACCTGGGGCGGGTCTTGACGCCCGCGCTCCGGCGCCACCTGGAGGGCCGCCACCCGCTTTGGGCCCAGGTGAACCTGGTACCCCTCGGCCTCCTGGAGAAAAGTCACGTCAGCGAGTGCTTTTTGGACGAGATGAGCCGGGAGGGATTCTACCCGGATCGGGTCCACATGGAGCAGCTGGCCGCGGAGATCCAGTACTATCCGGCCGTGGGGGGGAGGGAGTATTCCGCCACGGGGTGCAAGCAGGTGGTGGCCAAGGTCAATTTGCTGTGA